The Nitrosospira multiformis ATCC 25196 region TGTCGGGGCGCGGAACGGGAATGGGGGGACTCCACCCTATCACGCTCGCGCTCGAGCGAATTCAGTCGCTGTTTCATTCGGTCGGATTCACGGTGGCTTCCGGGCCCGAGATCGAAACCGATTTTTATAATTTCACCGCGCTGAATATCCCGGAAAGCCATCCCGCTCGCGCCATGCACGATACTTTCTATGTCGATGACGAAAACGGCGGCGCAAGCGAGCACCTGTTGCGAACTCATACGTCACCCGTTCAAATACGATACATGGAAAGTAATCCACCTCCCCTGAAGGTGATTGCGCCAGGGAGGGTTTACCGTTGCGATTCCGATCTGACGCATACTCCGATGTTTCATCAGGTGGAAGGTTTATGGATCGATGAAAGTGCCAACTTCTCGGCTTTGAAAGGCATTCTCTCTGATTTCATGCAGCATTTTTTCGAGCGCGACGATCTGCCGGTGCGTTTTCGCCCTTCTTTTTTCCCTTTTACCGAGCCTTCAGCCGAAATGGATATCGGTTGTGTAATGTGCAAAACCGGCTGTCGCGTATGCAGTTACACCGGGTGGCTGGAAGTGCTGGGTTGTGGAATGGTACATCCCAATGTCTTCAAGCATGTCAACATAGACAGTCAAAAGTACGTTGGCTTTGCTTTTGGTTTAGGCGTCGAGCGTCTGGCGATGCTGAGATATGGGGTAAACGACTTGCGACTGT contains the following coding sequences:
- the pheS gene encoding phenylalanine--tRNA ligase subunit alpha, with amino-acid sequence MTHLDHLLTEAIELFNRTEDLAELEQVKARYLGRHGQLTELLKGLGKIPPEERPAAGSRINQAKESLEAALSRRREAIQEKKLEEQLIEEKLDVTLSGRGTGMGGLHPITLALERIQSLFHSVGFTVASGPEIETDFYNFTALNIPESHPARAMHDTFYVDDENGGASEHLLRTHTSPVQIRYMESNPPPLKVIAPGRVYRCDSDLTHTPMFHQVEGLWIDESANFSALKGILSDFMQHFFERDDLPVRFRPSFFPFTEPSAEMDIGCVMCKTGCRVCSYTGWLEVLGCGMVHPNVFKHVNIDSQKYVGFAFGLGVERLAMLRYGVNDLRLFFENDLRFLKQFN